The Streptomyces laurentii genome contains a region encoding:
- a CDS encoding molybdopterin biosynthesis protein E (MoaD interaction [polypeptide binding];~MoaE family. Members ofthis family are involved inbiosynthesis of the molybdenum cofactor (Moco), an essential cofactor for a diverse group of redox enzymes. Moco biosynthesis is an evolutionarily conserved pathway present in eubacteria, archaea and...; cd00756;~MoaE homodimer interface [polypeptide binding];~active site residues [active];~identified by MetaGeneAnnotator; putative;~molybdopterin biosynthesis protein E [Streptomyces roseosporus NRRL15998]) — protein MADRHDHPGERAADDPIKLLAIRDTPLSLDEVFRAVGDDAAGGIALFVGTVRNHDGGADVDALGYSCHPTAEQELRRVAEKVAANHPVRALAAVHRVGDLRVGDLAVIVAVSCPHRAEAFEACRRLIDDLKHEVPIWKHQSFSDGTEEWVGAC, from the coding sequence ATGGCAGACAGGCATGACCACCCCGGCGAGCGGGCGGCGGACGACCCGATCAAGCTCCTCGCGATCCGTGACACGCCGCTCTCGCTGGACGAGGTGTTCCGCGCGGTCGGTGACGACGCCGCGGGCGGCATCGCCCTGTTCGTGGGCACGGTGCGCAACCACGACGGCGGCGCGGACGTCGACGCGCTCGGCTACTCCTGCCACCCCACGGCCGAGCAGGAGCTGCGCCGCGTCGCCGAGAAGGTCGCCGCGAACCACCCGGTCCGCGCCCTGGCCGCCGTCCACCGGGTGGGCGACCTCAGGGTGGGCGACCTCGCGGTGATCGTCGCCGTCTCGTGCCCGCACCGCGCGGAGGCCTTCGAGGCGTGCCGCCGGCTGATCGACGACCTCAAGCACGAGGTCCCGATCTGGAAGCACCAGAGCTTCTCGGACGGCACAGAGGAGTGGGTGGGGGCCTGCTGA
- a CDS encoding hypothetical protein (identified by MetaGeneAnnotator; putative;~predicted protein [Streptomyces sp. C]), which translates to MAALAWLLIPVFAVVGAAIWGSWASRNKTIGDVAELAGYARFRDAMERSRPSDPHPFADPASASALPEREAATSGTG; encoded by the coding sequence ATGGCAGCGCTGGCCTGGTTGCTGATTCCGGTTTTCGCAGTCGTCGGCGCGGCGATATGGGGAAGCTGGGCTTCACGGAACAAGACCATCGGGGATGTCGCCGAGCTCGCGGGCTACGCGCGATTCCGGGACGCCATGGAGCGGTCCCGCCCCTCGGATCCCCACCCCTTCGCCGATCCCGCCTCCGCTTCCGCGCTGCCGGAACGTGAGGCCGCGACGTCCGGCACCGGCTGA
- a CDS encoding hypothetical protein (Lon protease (S16) C-terminal proteolytic domain; pfam05362;~PDZ domain of tryspin-like serine proteases, such as DegP/HtrA, which are oligomeric proteins involved in heat-shock response, chaperone function, and apoptosis. May be responsible for substrate recognition and/or binding, as most PDZ domains bind...; cd00987;~PF00595: PDZ domain (Also knownas DHR or GLGF);~Predicted secreted protein containing a PDZ domain [Signal transduction mechanisms]; COG3480;~identified by MetaGeneAnnotator; putative;~protein [Streptomyces avermitilis MA-4680]) encodes MPRRTATMLASTLILITLLCVGVLIPVPYSEMSPGPTVNTLGEARGEPVLQISGQKTYPTTGNLNMTTVRVTSADYKMNAIEAVYKWLAHDSVIVPHETLYPDGKTEEQSSQENAEEFSQSQESAKVAALKELDIPVTSRVVVATVVKGTPAEGKLHAGDVIRAVDGTPIKAPGDVAKIVTKHKPGQRVAFTITPAKEAAAAAKAHKDVNVTEQVVLTTAKSEEGDRAIVGIQAGTDHVFPFTVDIKLADVGGPSAGLMFALGIVDKLTPGALTGGKFIAGTGTIDDAGKVGPIGGIEMKLVGARDAGARYFLTPADNCAAAAADIPAGLTLVKVNTIDDARNSLEKLRTGDTAALPSCSKG; translated from the coding sequence ATGCCACGCCGCACCGCGACGATGCTCGCCTCCACCCTGATCCTGATCACGCTGCTCTGCGTCGGCGTACTCATCCCGGTGCCCTACTCGGAGATGAGCCCGGGACCCACGGTGAACACCCTCGGCGAGGCGCGTGGCGAGCCGGTGCTGCAGATCTCGGGACAGAAGACGTACCCGACCACGGGCAACCTCAACATGACCACGGTCCGGGTCACCAGCGCGGACTACAAGATGAACGCGATCGAGGCCGTCTACAAGTGGCTGGCCCACGACAGCGTGATCGTCCCGCACGAGACGCTCTACCCGGACGGCAAGACCGAGGAGCAGTCCAGCCAGGAGAACGCCGAGGAGTTCAGCCAGTCCCAGGAGAGCGCCAAGGTGGCCGCCCTGAAGGAGCTGGACATCCCGGTGACCTCCCGGGTCGTCGTCGCCACCGTGGTCAAGGGCACCCCCGCCGAGGGCAAGCTGCACGCGGGCGACGTGATCCGCGCCGTGGACGGCACACCGATCAAGGCGCCGGGTGACGTGGCCAAGATCGTCACCAAGCACAAGCCCGGCCAGCGGGTGGCCTTCACCATCACCCCGGCCAAGGAGGCCGCCGCGGCGGCCAAGGCCCACAAGGACGTGAACGTCACCGAGCAGGTGGTCCTCACCACGGCGAAGTCGGAGGAGGGCGACCGGGCCATCGTCGGCATCCAGGCCGGCACCGACCACGTGTTCCCGTTCACCGTCGACATCAAGCTCGCCGATGTCGGCGGCCCGAGCGCCGGCCTGATGTTCGCGCTGGGCATCGTCGACAAGCTCACCCCGGGCGCGCTCACCGGCGGCAAGTTCATCGCCGGCACCGGCACCATCGACGACGCCGGCAAGGTCGGTCCGATCGGCGGCATCGAGATGAAGCTGGTCGGCGCGCGCGACGCGGGCGCCCGCTACTTCCTCACCCCGGCCGACAACTGCGCGGCGGCCGCCGCCGACATCCCCGCCGGGCTCACGCTCGTCAAGGTGAACACCATCGACGACGCCCGGAACTCCCTGGAGAAGCTCCGTACGGGCGACACGGCCGCCCTGCCCAGCTGCTCCAAGGGCTGA
- a CDS encoding hypothetical protein (Hypothetical protein XNR_1599 [Streptomyces albus J1074];~identified by MetaGeneAnnotator; putative), translated as MVMSNVSPSGPPMAASPLTRAVLEIDDYASGLGWDRPARLFALVDTARLRASAPSVARQLPGKDGESAAAGYTPIEQDQLPAGKALDEFLGTIAWPDAVAGCALTVERLMLPPSAEASVPKGLNEAGLAKWVARHPDRQEVRMTVAVLRNGAREAAIRLREKDSPTEVLTGPDLVPGLADALAATFES; from the coding sequence TTGGTCATGTCCAACGTTTCCCCCTCCGGCCCTCCGATGGCCGCGAGCCCCCTCACCCGCGCGGTGCTCGAGATCGACGACTACGCCTCGGGCCTCGGCTGGGACCGTCCGGCCCGGCTCTTCGCCCTGGTCGACACCGCCCGGCTGCGCGCCTCCGCGCCGTCGGTCGCCCGCCAGCTCCCCGGCAAGGACGGCGAGTCCGCCGCCGCCGGCTACACCCCGATCGAGCAGGACCAGCTGCCGGCCGGCAAGGCCCTGGACGAGTTCCTGGGCACCATCGCCTGGCCGGACGCCGTGGCCGGCTGCGCGCTGACGGTGGAGCGGCTGATGCTGCCGCCGTCGGCCGAGGCGTCCGTGCCGAAGGGCCTGAACGAGGCCGGGCTCGCCAAGTGGGTGGCCCGGCACCCGGACCGCCAGGAGGTCCGCATGACGGTCGCCGTGCTGCGCAACGGCGCGCGCGAGGCCGCGATCCGGCTGCGCGAGAAGGACTCGCCGACCGAGGTGCTGACGGGCCCGGACCTGGTGCCCGGCCTCGCGGACGCGCTCGCGGCGACCTTCGAGTCCTGA
- a CDS encoding integral membrane protein (Uncharacterized conserved protein [Function unknown]; cl09133;~Uncharacterized protein family (UPF0182); pfam03699;~identified by MetaGeneAnnotator; putative;~integral membrane protein [Streptomyces venezuelae ATCC10712]): MRVGRPSRRARTLLMTLGVLAVLFMVFVMFAGFWTDWLWFRSVHYSSVFTTTLWTKIGLFLVFGLLMAVAVGFNIWLAYRLRPPLSAMSQEQQSLDRYRMGIAPFRKWLLLAVTAVIGLIAGASASGQWRTWLMWVNGVSFGEKDPQFKLDVSFYAFDLPWYRFLLAFGFGATVLSLIAAALTHYLYGGLRVTSPGARATGAATGHLSVLLGVFVTLKAVAYWLDRYGLAVKSSDFKAAGNWTGLRYVDANAYLPAKTILFCIAVICALLFFATLWRRTWQLPVIGFGLMVLSAILIGGLYPAIVQKFQVQPNEQAKEAPYIKKNIDATRRAYDIASTKPEEYSGKSTVKAKDQLRTDADAAAAYRLIDPNIVSPTFQQLEQKRKYYQFPLTLDVDRYDGKDTVVGLRELNIKGIPKRNWINDHFTYTHGYGAIMATGTQTDANGSPVFTEQGLPTSGMLPTYEQRVYYGEKTDQYSIVGGPQKELDYDGKGERTTSYKGNSGVSLSSTFNRAAYAVAFSEPQILYSGAIGDGSRILYNRTPKERVEAVAPWLTIDGDAYPAVIDGRIQWIVDAYTTTNGYPYASRTTLGETTADALTVGNQQRAVMAQQNQVNYIRNSVKATVDAYDGTVTLYQWDTKDPVLKTWMKAFPDTVKPRDAIKPELLEHLRYPQDMFKVQRELLTRYHVEDAERFYSGSDAWQVQDDPTDKAGTAVPPYYLSMKMPGEQDQRFSLTTTFTPNGRPNLGAFMAVDADATSTDYGRIRLLTVTEDVPGPQQVQNKLNGLPAVANFVRDMKGADSDIQYGNLLTVPLDGGFLYVEPVYAQGRNAHYPLMKKVAVSYVDADQPKGGTTKDVTVFEDNLAAALDSVFGTEGVTPPPTTQPPGTTTPPKATTNDAKLKQAIADAQKAYEDAEAALRKPDWDAYGKAQAALQDALQRAADAGAQLKSDAGAGGQKADAPKADAPKDAPKDPKKANEAVPSTPSPDPSADPSAKAGD; this comes from the coding sequence ATGAGGGTCGGCCGGCCGTCCCGGCGCGCCCGTACGCTCCTGATGACCCTGGGCGTCCTGGCCGTGCTTTTCATGGTCTTCGTGATGTTCGCGGGATTCTGGACGGACTGGCTCTGGTTCCGTTCCGTCCATTACTCGTCGGTGTTCACCACCACCCTGTGGACCAAGATCGGCCTTTTCCTGGTCTTCGGCCTGCTCATGGCCGTCGCCGTCGGCTTCAACATCTGGCTGGCGTACCGGCTGCGGCCGCCGCTGAGCGCGATGTCGCAGGAACAGCAGAGCCTCGACCGGTACCGGATGGGGATCGCGCCGTTCCGGAAGTGGCTGCTGCTCGCCGTCACCGCGGTGATCGGCCTGATCGCCGGAGCCTCCGCCTCCGGTCAGTGGCGCACCTGGCTGATGTGGGTGAACGGGGTCTCGTTCGGCGAGAAGGACCCCCAGTTCAAGCTGGACGTGTCGTTCTACGCGTTCGACCTGCCCTGGTACCGCTTCCTGCTGGCCTTCGGCTTCGGCGCCACGGTGCTGTCGCTGATCGCCGCGGCCCTCACGCACTACCTGTACGGCGGGCTGCGCGTCACCAGCCCGGGCGCCCGCGCGACCGGCGCCGCGACCGGCCACCTGTCGGTGCTGCTCGGCGTCTTCGTCACGCTGAAGGCCGTCGCGTACTGGCTCGACCGGTACGGCCTCGCGGTGAAGTCCAGTGACTTCAAGGCGGCCGGCAACTGGACCGGCCTGCGCTACGTGGACGCCAACGCCTATCTCCCGGCGAAGACGATCCTCTTCTGCATCGCGGTCATCTGCGCCCTGCTGTTCTTCGCGACGCTGTGGCGGCGCACCTGGCAGCTGCCGGTGATCGGCTTCGGCCTGATGGTGCTCTCGGCGATCCTGATCGGCGGCCTCTACCCGGCCATCGTGCAGAAGTTCCAGGTCCAGCCGAACGAGCAGGCCAAGGAAGCGCCGTACATCAAGAAGAACATCGACGCGACCCGCCGGGCCTACGACATCGCCTCCACCAAGCCGGAGGAGTACTCGGGCAAGTCCACGGTCAAGGCCAAGGACCAGCTGCGCACGGACGCCGACGCGGCGGCCGCGTACCGGCTGATCGACCCGAACATCGTCTCGCCGACGTTCCAGCAGCTGGAGCAGAAGCGGAAGTACTACCAGTTCCCGCTGACCCTGGACGTCGACCGGTACGACGGCAAGGACACCGTCGTCGGCCTGCGCGAGCTCAACATCAAGGGCATCCCGAAGCGGAACTGGATCAACGACCACTTCACCTACACGCACGGGTACGGCGCCATCATGGCGACCGGCACCCAGACCGACGCCAACGGCTCCCCGGTCTTCACCGAGCAGGGGCTGCCGACGAGCGGGATGCTCCCGACGTACGAGCAGCGCGTCTACTACGGCGAGAAGACCGACCAGTACTCCATCGTCGGCGGGCCCCAGAAGGAGCTCGACTACGACGGCAAGGGCGAGCGGACCACCAGCTACAAGGGCAACAGCGGCGTCAGCCTCTCCAGCACCTTCAACCGGGCGGCGTACGCGGTCGCGTTCAGCGAGCCGCAGATCCTCTACTCCGGCGCCATCGGCGACGGCTCGCGGATCCTGTACAACCGCACGCCCAAGGAGCGCGTCGAGGCCGTCGCGCCGTGGCTGACCATCGACGGCGACGCCTACCCGGCGGTCATCGACGGCCGCATCCAGTGGATCGTCGACGCGTACACCACCACCAACGGCTACCCGTACGCCTCCCGGACGACGCTCGGCGAGACCACCGCCGACGCGCTCACGGTCGGCAACCAGCAGCGCGCGGTGATGGCCCAGCAGAACCAGGTCAACTACATCCGCAACTCGGTGAAGGCCACCGTCGACGCGTACGACGGCACGGTGACCCTCTACCAGTGGGACACCAAGGACCCGGTCCTCAAGACCTGGATGAAGGCGTTCCCCGACACGGTCAAGCCGCGTGACGCGATCAAGCCGGAGCTCCTGGAGCACCTGCGCTACCCGCAGGACATGTTCAAGGTCCAGCGCGAGCTGCTCACCCGCTACCACGTCGAGGACGCGGAGCGCTTCTACAGCGGCTCCGACGCCTGGCAGGTGCAGGACGACCCGACCGACAAGGCCGGCACCGCCGTCCCGCCGTACTACCTGAGCATGAAGATGCCCGGGGAGCAGGACCAGCGGTTCTCGCTGACGACGACGTTCACGCCGAACGGCCGCCCGAACCTGGGCGCGTTCATGGCGGTCGACGCCGACGCCACCAGCACGGACTACGGCCGGATAAGACTGCTGACGGTCACGGAGGACGTGCCCGGCCCCCAGCAGGTGCAGAACAAGCTCAACGGTCTGCCGGCGGTGGCCAACTTCGTCCGTGACATGAAGGGCGCCGACTCCGACATCCAGTACGGCAACCTGCTCACGGTCCCGCTGGACGGCGGCTTCCTGTACGTGGAGCCGGTGTACGCGCAGGGCCGCAACGCGCACTACCCGCTGATGAAGAAGGTCGCGGTGTCGTACGTGGACGCGGACCAGCCCAAGGGCGGCACCACGAAGGACGTCACGGTCTTCGAGGACAACCTCGCCGCGGCGCTCGACTCGGTGTTCGGTACGGAGGGGGTCACCCCGCCGCCGACGACGCAGCCGCCGGGCACCACCACCCCGCCCAAGGCGACCACCAACGACGCCAAGCTCAAGCAGGCCATCGCGGACGCCCAGAAGGCGTACGAGGACGCCGAGGCCGCGCTCCGCAAGCCCGACTGGGACGCGTACGGCAAGGCCCAGGCGGCCCTGCAGGACGCGCTCCAGCGCGCGGCCGACGCGGGAGCGCAGCTGAAGAGCGACGCGGGCGCCGGCGGTCAGAAGGCGGACGCCCCGAAGGCGGACGCTCCGAAGGACGCCCCGAAGGATCCGAAGAAGGCGAACGAGGCCGTGCCGAGCACGCCTTCGCCGGACCCGTCGGCCGACCCGTCCGCGAAGGCGGGCGACTGA
- a CDS encoding tetratricopeptide repeat family protein (FOG: TPR repeat, SEL1 subfamily [General function prediction only];~identified by MetaGeneAnnotator; putative;~tetratricopeptide repeat family protein [Streptomyces venezuelae ATCC10712]), with product MQRRADNAADEIIEAAGAVDADAGSTTAADQVTDHETEAETEARHRLAAEKGDAAAMSVLGAMLLRRGDLEGAEPFLRTATTQGDRAAANNLGVLLHQRGYPDEAAAWWRVAAVAGSAPAAHALGRHHRERGDEPAAEYWLRQSAEQGHALGAYALAELLQHRSDVGAERWLRAAAEQGHREAAFRLALVLERRATEQIGGPHAYGSGNEPVGTGTRLRTTVTPGGETGATFAPRTSEAGALAMAMAMPATGTVAAARRRGLATGLAEAEAWFRQAAARGHRKAALHLGAILEKRGELKEAGRWYLMSAKDGESKAACALGFLLRDAGDEESAAVWWLRAAQDGDGNAANALGALHAARGEQQTAERWYRAAMDAGDVNGAYNLGLLCAAQERVTQAEQWYRRAAYAGHREAANALAVLLLQAGDANGAEPWFSKAAEAGSVDAAFNLGILYAGRDDDRNALTWYERAAAAGHTEAALQVGIACLRDGDERGAERHLRCAAGGGSAEAAYRLATVLDARRPAPGPVVLGAPRAEKSECEEWYERAAGQGHRRAQVRVGMLAADRGDIAEAARWYREAAEAGSRNGAFNLGLLLAREGGEREAALWWTRAAHAGHGRAALRLALLAARRGELTEGRRWCDRAVELGPSEVAERAARLSEALHQELTA from the coding sequence GTGCAGCGGCGTGCCGATAACGCCGCAGACGAGATCATCGAGGCCGCGGGGGCCGTCGATGCGGACGCCGGCAGCACCACCGCCGCAGACCAGGTGACCGACCACGAGACCGAGGCCGAGACCGAGGCCCGGCACCGGCTTGCCGCGGAGAAGGGCGACGCGGCCGCCATGAGCGTCCTCGGCGCGATGCTGCTGCGCCGAGGGGACCTGGAGGGGGCCGAGCCGTTCCTGCGGACCGCCACCACCCAGGGCGACCGGGCCGCCGCCAACAACCTGGGTGTGCTGCTGCACCAGCGCGGCTACCCGGACGAGGCCGCGGCCTGGTGGCGGGTCGCCGCCGTCGCGGGCTCCGCACCGGCCGCGCACGCCCTCGGCCGGCACCACCGCGAGCGCGGCGACGAGCCCGCCGCCGAGTACTGGCTGCGCCAGTCCGCCGAGCAGGGCCACGCCCTCGGCGCGTACGCGCTCGCCGAACTCCTGCAGCACCGCAGCGACGTGGGCGCCGAGCGCTGGCTGCGCGCCGCCGCCGAGCAGGGCCACCGCGAGGCCGCCTTCCGCCTCGCCCTCGTGCTGGAGCGCCGGGCGACGGAGCAGATCGGCGGCCCGCACGCGTACGGCTCCGGGAACGAGCCCGTCGGCACCGGGACCCGGCTGCGGACGACGGTCACCCCCGGCGGTGAAACCGGTGCGACGTTCGCGCCCCGTACGAGCGAAGCCGGCGCGCTCGCGATGGCCATGGCGATGCCGGCGACCGGGACCGTGGCCGCGGCCCGGCGGCGCGGGCTCGCGACCGGGCTCGCCGAGGCCGAGGCGTGGTTCCGGCAGGCCGCCGCGCGCGGCCACCGCAAGGCCGCCCTGCACCTCGGCGCGATCCTCGAGAAGCGCGGCGAGCTGAAGGAGGCCGGCCGCTGGTACCTGATGTCCGCCAAGGACGGCGAGTCCAAGGCCGCCTGCGCGCTCGGCTTCCTGCTGCGCGACGCGGGCGACGAGGAGAGCGCCGCCGTGTGGTGGCTGCGGGCCGCCCAGGACGGTGACGGCAACGCCGCCAACGCGCTCGGCGCGCTGCACGCCGCCCGCGGCGAACAGCAGACCGCCGAGCGCTGGTACCGCGCGGCCATGGACGCGGGCGACGTGAACGGCGCGTACAACCTCGGGCTGCTCTGCGCCGCCCAGGAGCGCGTCACGCAGGCCGAGCAGTGGTACCGCCGCGCCGCCTACGCGGGGCACCGCGAGGCCGCCAACGCGCTCGCCGTCCTGCTGCTCCAGGCCGGCGACGCGAACGGCGCCGAGCCCTGGTTCTCCAAGGCCGCCGAGGCCGGCAGCGTCGACGCCGCCTTCAACCTCGGCATCCTCTACGCCGGCCGCGACGACGACCGCAACGCGCTCACCTGGTACGAGCGCGCGGCCGCCGCCGGGCACACCGAGGCCGCGCTCCAGGTCGGCATCGCCTGCCTGCGCGACGGTGACGAGCGGGGCGCCGAGCGGCATCTGCGGTGCGCGGCGGGCGGCGGCAGCGCCGAGGCGGCGTACCGGCTCGCCACGGTCCTCGACGCGCGCCGCCCGGCCCCCGGCCCGGTGGTGCTCGGCGCCCCGCGTGCCGAGAAGTCCGAGTGCGAGGAGTGGTACGAGCGGGCCGCCGGACAGGGCCACCGCCGCGCCCAGGTACGGGTCGGCATGCTCGCCGCCGACCGGGGCGACATCGCGGAGGCGGCCCGCTGGTACCGGGAGGCGGCCGAGGCCGGCTCCCGCAACGGCGCCTTCAACCTGGGGCTGCTGCTGGCCCGCGAGGGCGGTGAGCGGGAGGCCGCCTTGTGGTGGACCCGCGCCGCCCACGCCGGCCACGGCCGCGCCGCGCTCCGGCTCGCCCTGCTCGCCGCCCGGCGCGGCGAGCTGACCGAGGGCCGCCGCTGGTGCGACCGCGCGGTGGAGCTGGGTCCGTCCGAGGTGGCGGAGCGCGCGGCCCGGCTGAGCGAGGCGCTGCACCAGGAACTCACCGCGTAA
- a CDS encoding hydrogen peroxide sensitive repressor (Ferric uptake regulator(Fur) and related metalloregulatory proteins; typically iron-dependent, DNA-binding repressors and activators; cd07153;~dimer interface [polypeptide binding];~hydrogen peroxide sensitive repressor [Streptomyces cattleya NRRL 8057 = DSM46488];~identified by MetaGeneAnnotator; putative;~metal binding site 1 [ion binding];~metal binding site 2 [ion binding];~putative DNA binding helix;~structural Zn2+ binding site [ion binding]), whose amino-acid sequence MSDLLERLRGRGWRMTAQRRVVAEVLDGDHVHLTADEVHSRAVERLPEISRATVYNTLGEMVTLGEVIEVATDGRAKRYDPNAHRPHQHLVCAHCGAIRDVHPAGDPLAALPDSERFGFMVSGAEVTYRGICPSCATSAAA is encoded by the coding sequence ATGAGTGACCTGCTGGAACGACTGCGCGGCCGCGGATGGCGGATGACCGCGCAGCGTCGCGTCGTGGCCGAGGTGCTCGACGGAGACCACGTGCACCTGACCGCCGACGAGGTCCACTCGCGCGCGGTGGAGCGGCTCCCCGAGATCTCCCGGGCGACCGTCTACAACACGCTGGGCGAGATGGTCACGCTCGGTGAGGTGATCGAGGTCGCCACGGACGGCCGCGCCAAGCGGTACGACCCGAACGCGCACCGCCCCCACCAGCACCTGGTCTGCGCCCACTGCGGCGCGATCCGCGACGTGCACCCGGCGGGCGACCCGCTGGCCGCCCTGCCCGACTCGGAGCGCTTCGGCTTCATGGTCTCCGGCGCCGAGGTCACCTACCGCGGCATCTGTCCGAGCTGCGCCACCTCGGCCGCCGCCTGA
- a CDS encoding CBS domain protein (CBS domain protein [Streptomyces venezuelae ATCC10712];~FOG: CBS domain [General function prediction only];~The CBS domain, named after human CBS, isa small domain originally identified in cystathionine beta-synthase and is subsequently foundin a wide range of different proteins. CBS domains usually occur in tandem repeats. They associate to form a so-called...; cl15354;~identified by MetaGeneAnnotator; putative), translating to MFVRDAMSTAILTIGPAHTLRQAARLMSARRVGSAVVQDGDSGGFGILTERDILDAIAIGRDPDLETADAHTTRDVVFAAPTWTLEEAAETMTRGNFRHLVVLDDHGPVGIVSVRDIIRCWVPARLAA from the coding sequence ATGTTCGTCCGCGACGCCATGAGTACCGCGATCCTCACCATCGGCCCGGCCCACACTCTCCGCCAGGCGGCCCGTCTGATGTCGGCGCGCCGCGTCGGCTCGGCCGTCGTCCAGGACGGCGACTCGGGCGGCTTCGGCATCCTGACCGAGCGCGACATCCTCGACGCCATCGCCATCGGCCGCGATCCCGACCTGGAGACCGCCGACGCGCACACCACCCGGGACGTCGTCTTCGCGGCGCCGACCTGGACCCTGGAGGAGGCCGCGGAGACGATGACCCGCGGCAACTTCCGCCACCTCGTGGTGCTCGACGACCACGGGCCGGTCGGCATCGTCTCCGTCCGCGACATCATCCGCTGCTGGGTCCCGGCCCGGCTGGCCGCCTGA